TTATGATTACATATGAATCATCGAACGACTAATCTTTTTTTCGTTTACGAGTTGATTTAAACTCATTTCCATTGTGTGCATTCCTTGTTGAACCGAAGTCTGCAAGACATTTGGAATTTGATACATTTTTTCAGAACGAATTAAATTTTTAATCGCACTATTATTAATTAACATTTCCGTTGCCGCTATACGTCCCGTTCCTTTTGCCGTTGGAAGCAATCGTTGTGATAAGATTCCCACCAAAACATTTGCCAGCATCATTCGAATTTGATCCCTTTGTTGCGCTGGGAAAACATCAATCATTCGTTCGATACTTCCAGCCGCATCCGATGTATGCAACGTACCTAATACCAAATGTCCAGTCTCAGAAGCAGTAATTGCTGTGGAGATGGTTTCTAAATCCCTCAACTCTCCTACAAAAATAACGTCAGGATCTTGTCTCAAACTCGCTCGTAACCCATTTTGAAAAGATAACGTATCAAATCCAACTTCTCTTTGTTCGACAATCGACTTCTTATGCGAGTGAAGGTATTCAATCGGATCTTCTAGAGTAATGATGTGGCGCGTCATATGTTGGTTCATATAGTCAATCAAGGAGGCAAGTGTGGTGCTTTTCCCACTGCCGGTTGGTCCCGTTACTAAAAACAGTCCATGCGGCTTTTCTACTAGTTGCCTGGTAATAGCCGGAATTCCCAAGCTTTCTAAAGTAGGGATTTCTTTGGAAATAATTCGAAAAGCAATCGAGAGCGAATCTCTTTGATAAAACGCATTTACTCTAAAACGAGCGACCCCATGAATCCCATAAGAAAAATCAAGTTCACGTTTTTGTTGTAGTACGTTCCACATTTCGTTCGTAATAATTTGTTCAACAAACGATTTGGTCTCTCCATAAGACAGAGCCGATTGCTTTTGGGAGACCAGTCTTCCATTTATTCGAAAAGTAGGAGGGGTTCCTACTACTAAATGAACATCAGAAGCTCCCTTTTCATATGCCTCTCGTAATATATCGTCCAAGATTTCCATTTTTTTTGCCTCTATTCCTTATTCCTCTATGGACGAAACTCGTAGTACTTCTTCAAGAGTTGTCTTTCCTGCTTTTACTTTCATTAAACCATCATCAATTAAGAACCGGGTTCCTTTTTTCTTTAAGTCGTTTTTGAGTTCTTGTAAGGGAGTATGATTCATCAATAACTGCTTCATATCTTCTGTCATTACGATCAGCTCATGGATCGCCATTCGTCCCCGGTAGCCCGTTTGACGACACATATCACAGCCTTTTCCAACAGTAACTTCTTCAATAGTCTGGTTTCGTTTTTCAAAAATTTCTTGCTCAACTAAGGTAGCTTTTCGTGTATACGCACAATCTTTACATACCATTTTCACTAAACGCTGCGCAACGACCCCACTTAATGCAGAAACAATTAGATAAGACTCAATATCCATATCCAGTAAACGAGGAATGGCTTCAATCGCACTGTTCGTATGTAAGGTACTGAATACTAAGTGACCGGTTAGAGCAGCACGAACGCTGTTTTCCGCTGTCTCCTTGTCACGGATTTCCCCCACCATAATAATATTAGGGTCTTGCCTTAAAATAGAACGCAGACCTGTCGCGAAAGTCAATCCTATTTGAGGATTCACTTGTACTTGGTTGATTCCTTCTAATTGGTATTCAACGGGATCTTCAATCGTTATAATATTACTTTCCGCTTGATTTAATTCATTAATCGATCCATATAGTGTGGATGTTTTACCAGAACCAGTTGGGCCGGTTAATAAAATCAGTCCAGATGGTTGTTTAATCAACTTTCGATACTCTTCTAAAATATCTTCTTCCAAGCCAATATCATCTACTTTTTTAAATACATTGGACATATCTAAAATACGAATAACAATTTTCTCACCGTAGACGGTTGGCATGGTTGATACTCGTAAGTTGACTCTTTTACCTAGAATATTTGTATTGATTCGGCCATCTTGGGGCAATCGGGTCTCTGTAACATTGAGTCCTGCCATGATTTTAATACGAGCGACTAATGAATTCGTCAGTTGCTTCGGCAATGGTCGCTCGCTTCGTAGTAATCCATCAATCCGGTAACGAACAGAAACATGGTACTCCATTTGATCCAAGTGAATATCAGAAGCATGTAAGGAAACACCTGTTTCTAGTAGTTGGTTGAAAATTCTTACGGCTGGAGCATCTTCACCTTCGACATATTCAAAGGTCACATCCTCTGAATCATACAATCGGTTAATCGTCTGTAATAAGTCATCCCTGGTTGCAATAACAGGACGAATAATGAATCCCGTAGAAAACTCCAGTTCTTCTATCGCATAAAAATCTAAGGGGTCGTTCATCGCAACAACTAATCGAGTATTTTCTTTTTTGATAGGAAGCAATAATTTCGACCGTGCAAAATCTTTCGATACGAGAGAAGTTAAAGAAACATCAATTGGATATTGATAGAGAGAAACACTTTCTAACTTTAGCTGGATTTCCAACACATCTAGCAATTGCTTGTCGGTAATGTATCCTTGTTCAACCAATGCTTCCCCTAATTTTTGTTCTTCTTTTTTATTATCGATTGCTTCATTAATTTGATTTTCAGAAATCAAACCCACTTCTTTAAGCATGTCCCCTAATTTTTTCTTTTCAAAATCTGCCATATTTTCACCATCCTTATTTTTCTAAAATTGGTTCTGCATGGATAATATCATCTTTCGAAGCTGGACTAACACTTCCCCCGATGAAAGTAACGGAAAACCAGTGGTATCTACTTCTTCATAAATTAGTTTTGCTCCACCAGATATTTGGAAACTATTTGCAATGACGGTACCATTGATTGTATAACTACCTGACATGTTCACAGATGCATTGGGTGCTATTAACATGAGATTGGACCCTCCGCCCCCACCACTTAAGTTAATTGAACTACTTCCCGATAGTAGAACACCATTAATTTGTGTACTTGAAGCATTAATGTTAGCAGTTTTTACAAGTAAATGTGCATTAATCAAACCAGCCCCAGAAAGGTCTAATAAATCCTCTCCTAAATATATTAAGGTAAGTTTATTACTTGATCCACTTTTATTTAATTTGCTACTACTTGAGATTATAAGAGATTTATTTATTATAAAAGTAACGCTACCATTACCTTTCACCTCAATATTTCTACTGCTAAAAATCATCTCATCAACTAAAATTATATAATTTAAATTATTCTCTCCTGTATCTATTACGAATGGATTATTCGCTAATATTTCAATTTTAGGAATATAAAAATCTGAATTTAGCTGAAGTTTATACTTAGAACCGTAGTCTCCTGTAATTTTTATATTAACCTTATCGCTATTCCTCTCTTTATATTCAACATTTCCATCATTAATAGTCAATGTTTTTGTGATATCAGGTGCAGTAATATTTTTTAATAGACTCTCATAAGTCTCCCAAGGTACCTCTATCTTTTTAGTAACAAACATTTTCTCCAAAAATATTCTAACGTTTTCTTCAGTAGTTTCAGAACTTCCATTTGTATTAAAACCACCTCTTATATTAGAATAATCAACCATATTTTTGATTGAGATATTCCCTGGATAAACGAATTTGATATCAGTATTATTGGGCCTAGAATATAATTTTACTGGTTGTTTTTCTTCAGAATAAATATAAGCAGTTCCTTTTAATTTCCCACCCATGAACACTATTGTTTTATTAGCAATCAACGCTGTATCTTCAGGAATAGAAGGAAATTCGCCACCTGTACTTTTTTCAATCCAGTTCACAACAAATTCTTTTTCGACAACTCTTTTTTTATTTCCAATTTTGCCGGTTGATGATATTTTATAAGTTTTGGCTGTGCCTTCTTCTTTTGGATCAGCAACAACAATCTTAGCAGTGGTATTTTCTCCAAACTGTTGATTAAAAGTATATTCTTCATTATTATTAACTGATTCTACTATTCCAGAAACATAATTAAAAAAGGTATCTGATGTGATTTGTTCTTTATTATAAGCAGTCCATACTTGACTAGATAGCTCTTCATAAGCCATTTCTGCTCCTGCTTCTGCGATATAGTAAGCAGAAGTATCGTCTCGGTTGGCATCACTTAAGCGGTAACTTCCGATGGTGAGTGCTCCAATTGAAATCCCCAGGATGGACAAAATAAGTAGAACGCCCAGAGTCATTACCAAAGCACTACCTTTTTCATCTATCGCAATTTTGTTTTGTATTTTCTGTTTCATTGTATTCACCTTCTAAAGTATATAGCCGTACTATACTCTTTCGATTTACCATTCTGATTGGGTTTACTTGTAACTGAAATTTTAATACCTTCATTATCTTCAATTTCTTCCACATCGAAACTTTCAATGTTATCTGCTAGAACTTGGCCATTCTTTTTAAGTTGAGAGTTGTCTAACTTAAATTCGATACCGTCAATGATAAGTACAGATTTATCTACAGTAACAGAATCAGGTCCGGCTTTCCTTACTTCTCTTGATAGAACAGAAAGACTGTAGGTTAAGTCATTTGATTGCTTCGCTGAATAGGATTCGTTGATGTATTGCTTTTGTCCAAACATATGAACCGATCCTACCAGAAGAATTACAACAGAAAGAATCGCTATACTAGCTAGTAACTCTATCAGAGTCATTCCTTCTTCGTTCACTAAACTATTTTTCAGTAGAGTCTTCGGGGAGTGGGAAACGTGTTTCCATTTTCGCATATTCTTTTCCTCCTTTAGAGACAGTAACTGTCGCAGTATAAAGGTTATTTACGGGGTCTCCTACTTTTGTCTCTACCTCAAAACCTGAAATGGTTGTTTCCATTTCATCAGGAATTTTATCATGAGTAAGGCGTTCCATTTCTGCTTGAGCAAAAAAGGTCGCTTTATTTGTATCATCTATTTGTACATTCGTTTTCGAGGCTTGTATAAAAAAAGATAAAAATGTTGTAACAATTAATGTAATCAAAACAATAGAAGCCAGCAACTCTATCAAAGTCACTCCGGATTCGTTTGACCAGTCTATTTTTATAGTTTTTTTATCTTTTAATTTCATAATTTTCTTCCTTTTTTAAAGAATTTCTTTTTATTATTACTAGATATCCATTCTTTAATAGTTCCTTTGAAGATATAAACTTACCATTTGTAAGTATATGACTATTATAATAAACTGTCAATGACTTTTGTTTACACTTTCTTCTATAAAATAGTTCTTTTTGCACATATCATACTAAAATTATAAATTAGATGTTTAACGAACACAAAAAGATACTCATACATCCCTATTTATTTATTACTTTTGTTTACACTTACAAATTAATGATCTGTTTTTTTATATTTATTTTCTTCCTCAACGAAAATAAATGCAAAGAACATATCTATATCTATACAAATAACCACCCTTAAACTCATATAAGATAGTTTGAGGGTGGTATTGGTTGTTTTTTTACAAAGAAAATAAATAAATGAGTTTTTCTTTCCATTCGGTAGATTGACTGTTTTCTTTTGTTTGTTCTTCTTTTATACTTTCTAGACTCCCTATGAAGTCTTCTACGTTTGATTGGCAGCTCGAACAACACCACTCTGGTTTTTCTAATAATTGATGTCCAAAATGATTGGAAATAAATTTGCGTTTACAAAATGTAGTTTCTGAAAATTCCTTCATTTTTCTCAACTGTTCGACTTTGTCTTGAATTCGATTTTTTACAAGAATACTTGCTTCTTGTTCATTCAATTTTTTTTGTAGAATCAGCTGCAGCATAGCATGATCGGAATCAGATAGGTGCTGGTGGAGATCTTTATCTTGTTGGAGCCGATGAAAAGGAAGGCTTAATAAATCTGTTTCTTTGGTTTTTCGCATTTTAAATTGAAAATCAGAAGGTGCATACAAGAGCGTCACGACACTCTCTTTTCCATCTCTTCCTGCTCTTCCAGCTTCTTGAAGATATTCTTCTAGAGAATTGGGAAGATGATAATGAATGACCGATCTAATATTTGATTTGTTAATGCCCATTCCGAAAGCAGCGGTCGCACAAATTAAATCAAGTTCTCCTTCTAAAAATTGATGCTGAATCGTATTTCGATCTTCTAATGTACGGTCGGCATGGTACGTATCCACCTTCAAAGACGTATGACCTTTAATCAATTGACGAACAGCTTCTGCTTGTACTTTACTTGAAAAATAGATAATTCCTGGCATTGGATATTCTTCTAACAGCGCTAGCAATATCGGATCCTTGTCAGATCGAGAAACTTCTTTTACTTGATAAAATAAATTTTTACGGTTGGGATCATGAAAAAAAATATCGGTTTGACTGTCCGGTAATCCTAAAAAATGAATAACATCTGTTACTACTTTTTCTGGAGCAGTGGCTGTCAGTGCTAACGTTAACGGGAAATCCAATTGCTGTCTAACCGTACCCAACGTTAAATAATCTGGACGGAAATCCATCCCCCACTGTGAAATACAGTGGGCTTCATCCACAACTAATAACCCAATCCTTAATTGCTTCAATTTTGCTATTAACCAATCGGACTGAAGCATTTCAGGGGAAACAAATAAAAACTGATAATCCGATAGATGGTTTGAAATGTATTTTCTTTCATCGAATGAACTCATACTATTCAAAGCAGCTACTCGCTTTTCTCCTGCTCGTTTCATTTGCATGACTTGGTTATCCATCAACGATAAGAGAGGGAAACAACAAGGGTCATTCCTTCTGTAGAATAACCACAAAATTGATAGATGAGTGACTTTCCAGAACCCGTTGGTAGAATAGCTACCGCATTTCTTTTGTCTAATACCGATTCAATCACTTCTTTTTGGCCCATTCGAAACTGTTCAAAACCAAACCAAGTCTTTAATTTAGATTCCAGGGAGTCCTTTTCCATCTTTTTTCATCACCTCACTCCTCACTTGCATTAATCGACTTTCAAAGAAAGATATCGTAGGGAATTCCTTTTGAATCTCTTTGTAATCCAAAGTATCTCCTTTTTCTAAAAAGTCAGTTACATAGTTCATTTGTTGCTCATTTAAAAATTGCTCAAATGGAAACGAGAAAGATAAAATTGCTAATTCAGTAAGATGATCATTAATCGTACTGTCTTTTAAACGACGCCGACTACTTAAATCGGCCGGTTTCACTCCACTAGATAACAGTAGAAAGGTTTCCTGAACGCTATTTGACCATAAGTACCCTTCACTTTTTAACTGATGATATAGTTTGTATAAGATTGAATATTGATTGGGATGGCTTTCAAGATTAACTAAAATTTGAACCCATCCCTGTTGCCAAATAATAATGACTTCCGACTCTTCTAAACTATATTCTTCCGCAACTTGTCGAGACGTTTTTCGAACATACCGGTTTCCTTCAAACTGCTCCACAAAAATAGTTTTGTCCTTCATTTTTATATTTTCTAACAAAGCAATCCATTCTTTTCCATAAGCAGTCGATATCTCTTCTCGTGGAATCGTCATATTTTTTATAAAGGACTTCAACCAGTTTTGTTCTGCTAGTCCTTCTAACAATGGAAAATAGTCTTTATTTTGATGACTCATTTCTGAAAGAACTTGCACAAGAAACAAGCTTTTCTTTTTAAATTCTGGTATCATTCGTACATACCGAATTTGTTGAAAATAGTTGATTCTTGTATGTGTTTGAAAGAAGTCTTCCTTTTGTTTAACTCCTTTTTCGGTTACGCAATACCCTTCGTCAACTAGATAAATGAAGTCATCTTGTACCATCGAATGGATTATCTTTTCGAATGATTCCCATTTTAATTTAGGAAACAATCCAAAATAACCACCTAACTCATATTTTAAAGACTGAATCATAACTGAAACCGTTCTTTTTCCGGTAAAAATATGATATAAAGATTTTAATTTTCGTGATTCTGTAGTTGAAAAAGCATCTAAAAAAAGATAATCTAAGTAGTGTACCTTCCTCATCAAGTCACCTCACTAAAAGAAAAGATGTGTTTCTATGTATTATACCAAAATAGACAAAGAAAAGTGTATTGCTTGTGGACTTTGTCAACTGTATGCACCAACTCTATATGAGTACGATCAAAATGGAATTGCCTATACCGTGAAAGACGATAATAAAGGACTAGTTCCTGTAGAAGAAAAGGAAATCAATGATTTCCGTAAAGCTTATACGAGTTGTCCTACAGGTGCCATTTTACGGTCCACTACTCCTTTTGAGTCAGAGGAAAACAATTCAAAGTAAGTAAAAAAGAACCAAATTTGCTTAAACAAGCAATTTGGTTCTTTTTGTAATTTTATGCTATTAATTTGCCTTGACGAACAAGCCATGGTTTCAGTTTAGGAAATGCCATTAGGAAAACCGTACTAATAATCGCACCTTTAATGACGTTAAAAGGTACAACCCCTGCTACGATATATGCTCTTAGATCACCAACATTAAAATTCAATATTTTAAGATAAAGAGGCGTAATTACATACCAATTCGCAATCGATAGAACAACAGTTAAAGTAAGTGTTCCCATTAAAAACGCTAGAATCATGCCATTTTTTGTTTTTGCTTTTCGCAATAGATAGTAGGCTGGTAAACAATACGAAATCGATGCCAGAAAACTTGCTAGATCGCCGATTGGATATCCCATATCTCCTCCTGTTGAAAGGTAGTGTAAAAGTGTTTTAATAACAGCAGAAAAAATTCCGCCAGCTGGCCCATACAATAAAAATGAAATTAAAATGGGTAGGTCACTAAAATCAACCTTCAAATACGAAAAAGCAGGTAGAACAGGAAAAGCTAAAAACATTAAGATAAAACCTAACGCGCCAAACAACGATACTCCCACAAGTTGGTGGGTTCTTCCTTTTAACATATGAAATCCTCCTGTTGAAACCATCTCAGAGAATAGATTTTGATATACAAAAAAACCATTCCACCTGTCTTCAAAAAAACGGGAGAATGGGCTCATTGATTTTTACATATCAAAGAAACCTAATCTTCTTCCATCCAGACTATACTGTCGGTACTGGAATTACACCAGTTCAGCCTATGTATAAACATAAGGTAGTGGACTATACCACCGGTCGGGAATTTCACCCTGCCCTGAAGACGTTTCATATTTATTATTTATTTCACTAACTAATATACCCCATAATCGAAAAGAGGTCAACCTATTGATTTGATTTACTTTTTTCAAAGTCTGCATCCTTATAAGGGAGGCGAACTGTAAACCTAGTTCCTTCATCTAATTTACTTACGACTTCAACTTTACCAGTATGTTCCTTTACGATTGATTGAACAAGAGAAAGACCAATTCCCGTGCCATTTTGTTTGGGCTTGGTTCTTGCTTTATCGTCTTTGAAAAAACGCTCAAAAATATAGGGAATACTTTCTTCGCTAATCCCCAGACCATTATCTGTTACCATAAATAAAATCTCATCGAGGACCGTATCTAATTTCACTTCAATAGCTACAAATTTTTCCCTATGGGAGGAACTATCTGCAGAATATCGAATCGCATTATCAATCAAATTATAAATAACATGGCTCATTTTCTCTTCATCCATTTGATAGTACTCTAGATTATCTTCAATGAGAAACGAACACTTTATCTGATTGCGTTTGAATGTGTCTGAAAAACGAGAAATAATATGAAGGAAAAAAGATTTTAAACGAACCGATTCTATTTGTAAATCTGCATGTCCAGCATTTATGCGAGAAAGACTTAGTAGACTATTAATCGTCTTATTTAGTTCATTTGCTTCATCAAAGATAATTTTAGCCATTTCATTTTTATCCTCAACTGTTTCCGCAATATCATCAATGATCGCTTCACTATATCCTTTAATGGTTGCGAGCGGTGTACGGAAGTCATGCGAAACGTTTGTAATGAGGTCTTCTCGAATCGAAGACAACCTCTTCGCTTCTGTGATATCTTCAATGATTAACAAAACCCCTTTTACATCACTTTTTTCTTCATCGAAAAGTGGTGAAAAACGAATTTTATATATAGATTGAATATATTGTATTTCAATATTTTTACTAGTTTGAGTAGTAAAAACGGCTTCTATCATTTCACGATACTTGATACGAATTTCATGATGTTGTTTTTCACCAGTTGTTTTTGCATATAAATTTCGGTGTTTTTCGCCAGTAGAATTAAGTACACGAATACTTAGATCTTTATCTACATAAATAACTCCCACTGCTAAACTATCAAAAACTAAACGCAAAAGACTTTTTCTTTCTTATTCATCAGATTTCCAGCTTCCATTGTTTTCCCCATCTTATTGATGGCAGTCGCTAACTCCCCTATTTCATCTTGAGTTTGAATCAATAAGGATTGTCTGAAGTTGTATTGAGAGTAATCAAAGGCTAATTCCGTCATTTTTTTTATTGGAGTATATATTTTTTTTTGTTGTTGGTGATAAAAATAAAAGATAAGTCCTAAATAAAGTAACAACAACAAGAAAAAGAGAAGCTGACTTCGAAGTAAATACGTTTCCCAAGCGGAAGAATCTTTACTTAATAGCAACGTAACCGATTGATTATTTACTTTTAAACGCTCTAATGATAAAAAGAAAGATTTCTTTTGATTTCTTTCATCCCGATATAAAACCTTTTTTACAACAGAATCATTTTGACTAATTAAATCATGATCGGTTTCCGAATCAAGAACATACTTTTCAATAAAATATAAAAGTACATTGCTACTGGAATCACTATTTAAATTAACAACATCCTCTTCATGAAGAAGCAAGGCAACCATGTCATCTGGAATATCACTTGCTAATTCGGAAAAAGAGCCGTTTAAAAGTCTTTCATCTACTATTTTATCTTGAACCGTTTGGATACTCTCTTGGATGTTTTGATTGTACACATCACCAATCGTATTTTTCAAACTAGCATTTGTGATATAAACAAAAAATATTAATATACTAATCCCAGCAATAGAAAGATATAGATTATTTTTGAGGATTAAGTTTTTTCTTTTCATTTGCTCTCTTCTTCTAAGTCAAAGTATCTACCTGCGTTTGCTTCTACTTCAATCGGAGAAAATTTGTAGCCAGTTCCCCACACCGTTACAATCATTTTGGAAACTTGAGATGATTTTTTTTGAAGTTTTTCTCGCAAACGTTTAATATGTGTATCTACTGTTCGTAAGTCCCCAAAATAATCATAGCGCCATACTTCTTTTAAAAGAATTTCTCTAGTAAAAATCTTTTCTGGATTTTTGACAAGATAAAGAAATAAATCAAATTCTTTTGGCGTTAATGTAATGGGATCACCTTCTGCAAGAATTAAACGCGAATCAGGATGAATTTCTAAGTGCGGATGAGAAATAATAAATGTTTCTGGTTCCTCTACTCTTGTTCTCTTTAAAATTGCTGCTACTCGCAACATCACTTCTCTGGGACTAAATGGTTTGACAATGTAATCATCCGCGCCTACTTGAAGTCCTTCTACACGGTGATTCTCTTCCCCTCGAGCGGTAATCATTAAAATGGGTATCTCACTCGTTTTTCGAACTTCGGTTACCACTTCTAATCCGCTAATACCGGGTAGCATAATATCTAAAAGTACTAAGTCAAATTCTTCTGTTTGAATCTTTTCAATTGCTGAGTAGCCATCTTCGGCTTCTTGAGTAAGATATCCTTCTTTAGTTAAATATAACTTTAAAAGACGTCTAATTCGTTCTTCATCATCTACAATTAATATTTTTGCAACAGAATTTACCAATTATTACACCCTTTCCCCATTCTTCCATTCGTTGAAAAGGAGTATTAAGAAACTACTTTATTTCGTTTCATTACTTCTAGCCATTTTTTTTAACTTTTCAACTTCAAAAGCATTTAATGAACGATACATTCCTGGTTGTAGGTTATCTAACGTTAGAAAACCAAATTGTTCTCTTTTAATTTAACTACCGGACAACCAATCGCTTCGAACATTTTTTTGACTTGATGATTCCATCCCTCATGAATGGTTAGTTCCACTACTGCAGTTTTCTTTTGAGCTTGTGAAGATAATAAAGTAGCTTTTGCTTTGGAAGTTTTTTTGCCATTAATGACAATTCCTTTTTCTAGTTGTACCAGTTGTTGGTTAGTAGGGATTCCTTCTACCTTTGCAACATATCTTTTTTCGACATGATAACGCGGATGCATCAATAAGTTCGCAAACTCACCATCATTCGTTAGTAGCAACAAGCCTGTTGTATCATAATCTAGTCGACCAATCGGATAAATTCTTTCTTTGATATCACGGAAATAATCGGTCACTACCGCTCTATCTTTATCGTCTGTTACCGTTGAGACAGTATTACGTGGTTTGTTGAAAAGAAAGTAAACCGGATGCTCTTTATAAATGGGCAATCCTTCTACTTCTACTCGGTCACTCGTAGATACTTTTGTACCTAATGTCGTAACCGTTTCTCCATTGACTGTTACTTTTCCTTTTAGAATAAGCTCTTCTGCTTTTCTTCTTGAGGCAATTCCAGCATGGGCAATTACTTTTTGTAAACGTTCCATAGTATCTCCTAATTTCATCTTCATTACATTTTTTCATAGATGAATTGATTTTATTTTTTCTAAAATTGAATTCTAGTTTTCATCGGTTTCTTCTTTATCTTCTGTACGATCCTTT
The Jeotgalibaca sp. MA1X17-3 genome window above contains:
- a CDS encoding type IV pilus twitching motility protein PilT — translated: MEILDDILREAYEKGASDVHLVVGTPPTFRINGRLVSQKQSALSYGETKSFVEQIITNEMWNVLQQKRELDFSYGIHGVARFRVNAFYQRDSLSIAFRIISKEIPTLESLGIPAITRQLVEKPHGLFLVTGPTGSGKSTTLASLIDYMNQHMTRHIITLEDPIEYLHSHKKSIVEQREVGFDTLSFQNGLRASLRQDPDVIFVGELRDLETISTAITASETGHLVLGTLHTSDAAGSIERMIDVFPAQQRDQIRMMLANVLVGILSQRLLPTAKGTGRIAATEMLINNSAIKNLIRSEKMYQIPNVLQTSVQQGMHTMEMSLNQLVNEKKISRSMIHM
- a CDS encoding GspE/PulE family protein translates to MADFEKKKLGDMLKEVGLISENQINEAIDNKKEEQKLGEALVEQGYITDKQLLDVLEIQLKLESVSLYQYPIDVSLTSLVSKDFARSKLLLPIKKENTRLVVAMNDPLDFYAIEELEFSTGFIIRPVIATRDDLLQTINRLYDSEDVTFEYVEGEDAPAVRIFNQLLETGVSLHASDIHLDQMEYHVSVRYRIDGLLRSERPLPKQLTNSLVARIKIMAGLNVTETRLPQDGRINTNILGKRVNLRVSTMPTVYGEKIVIRILDMSNVFKKVDDIGLEEDILEEYRKLIKQPSGLILLTGPTGSGKTSTLYGSINELNQAESNIITIEDPVEYQLEGINQVQVNPQIGLTFATGLRSILRQDPNIIMVGEIRDKETAENSVRAALTGHLVFSTLHTNSAIEAIPRLLDMDIESYLIVSALSGVVAQRLVKMVCKDCAYTRKATLVEQEIFEKRNQTIEEVTVGKGCDMCRQTGYRGRMAIHELIVMTEDMKQLLMNHTPLQELKNDLKKKGTRFLIDDGLMKVKAGKTTLEEVLRVSSIEE
- a CDS encoding pilus assembly PilX N-terminal domain-containing protein — translated: MKQKIQNKIAIDEKGSALVMTLGVLLILSILGISIGALTIGSYRLSDANRDDTSAYYIAEAGAEMAYEELSSQVWTAYNKEQITSDTFFNYVSGIVESVNNNEEYTFNQQFGENTTAKIVVADPKEEGTAKTYKISSTGKIGNKKRVVEKEFVVNWIEKSTGGEFPSIPEDTALIANKTIVFMGGKLKGTAYIYSEEKQPVKLYSRPNNTDIKFVYPGNISIKNMVDYSNIRGGFNTNGSSETTEENVRIFLEKMFVTKKIEVPWETYESLLKNITAPDITKTLTINDGNVEYKERNSDKVNIKITGDYGSKYKLQLNSDFYIPKIEILANNPFVIDTGENNLNYIILVDEMIFSSRNIEVKGNGSVTFIINKSLIISSSSKLNKSGSSNKLTLIYLGEDLLDLSGAGLINAHLLVKTANINASSTQINGVLLSGSSSINLSGGGGGSNLMLIAPNASVNMSGSYTINGTVIANSFQISGGAKLIYEEVDTTGFPLLSSGEVLVQLRKMILSMQNQF
- a CDS encoding PilW family protein, with the protein product MRKWKHVSHSPKTLLKNSLVNEEGMTLIELLASIAILSVVILLVGSVHMFGQKQYINESYSAKQSNDLTYSLSVLSREVRKAGPDSVTVDKSVLIIDGIEFKLDNSQLKKNGQVLADNIESFDVEEIEDNEGIKISVTSKPNQNGKSKEYSTAIYFRR
- a CDS encoding prepilin-type N-terminal cleavage/methylation domain-containing protein is translated as MKLKDKKTIKIDWSNESGVTLIELLASIVLITLIVTTFLSFFIQASKTNVQIDDTNKATFFAQAEMERLTHDKIPDEMETTISGFEVETKVGDPVNNLYTATVTVSKGGKEYAKMETRFPLPEDSTEK
- a CDS encoding RecQ family ATP-dependent DNA helicase; the encoded protein is MQMKRAGEKRVAALNSMSSFDERKYISNHLSDYQFLFVSPEMLQSDWLIAKLKQLRIGLLVVDEAHCISQWGMDFRPDYLTLGTVRQQLDFPLTLALTATAPEKVVTDVIHFLGLPDSQTDIFFHDPNRKNLFYQVKEVSRSDKDPILLALLEEYPMPGIIYFSSKVQAEAVRQLIKGHTSLKVDTYHADRTLEDRNTIQHQFLEGELDLICATAAFGMGINKSNIRSVIHYHLPNSLEEYLQEAGRAGRDGKESVVTLLYAPSDFQFKMRKTKETDLLSLPFHRLQQDKDLHQHLSDSDHAMLQLILQKKLNEQEASILVKNRIQDKVEQLRKMKEFSETTFCKRKFISNHFGHQLLEKPEWCCSSCQSNVEDFIGSLESIKEEQTKENSQSTEWKEKLIYLFSL
- a CDS encoding DEAD/DEAH box helicase gives rise to the protein MEKDSLESKLKTWFGFEQFRMGQKEVIESVLDKRNAVAILPTGSGKSLIYQFCGYSTEGMTLVVSLSYR
- a CDS encoding helix-turn-helix domain-containing protein: MRKVHYLDYLFLDAFSTTESRKLKSLYHIFTGKRTVSVMIQSLKYELGGYFGLFPKLKWESFEKIIHSMVQDDFIYLVDEGYCVTEKGVKQKEDFFQTHTRINYFQQIRYVRMIPEFKKKSLFLVQVLSEMSHQNKDYFPLLEGLAEQNWLKSFIKNMTIPREEISTAYGKEWIALLENIKMKDKTIFVEQFEGNRYVRKTSRQVAEEYSLEESEVIIIWQQGWVQILVNLESHPNQYSILYKLYHQLKSEGYLWSNSVQETFLLLSSGVKPADLSSRRRLKDSTINDHLTELAILSFSFPFEQFLNEQQMNYVTDFLEKGDTLDYKEIQKEFPTISFFESRLMQVRSEVMKKDGKGLPGI
- a CDS encoding ferredoxin; translation: MYYTKIDKEKCIACGLCQLYAPTLYEYDQNGIAYTVKDDNKGLVPVEEKEINDFRKAYTSCPTGAILRSTTPFESEENNSK
- a CDS encoding ECF transporter S component, which encodes MLKGRTHQLVGVSLFGALGFILMFLAFPVLPAFSYLKVDFSDLPILISFLLYGPAGGIFSAVIKTLLHYLSTGGDMGYPIGDLASFLASISYCLPAYYLLRKAKTKNGMILAFLMGTLTLTVVLSIANWYVITPLYLKILNFNVGDLRAYIVAGVVPFNVIKGAIISTVFLMAFPKLKPWLVRQGKLIA